One genomic window of Caldivirga maquilingensis IC-167 includes the following:
- a CDS encoding argininosuccinate synthase — protein MALAYSGGLDTTVAIHWLKSRFNAEVVTVTVNVGQEDDFSEIENRAYKLGVLKHYTIDARDDFANGPIASAIMLNALYEDKYPLGTALARPLIAEKVIEVARREGCDAIAHGSTSKGNDQVRFEEAIKAMAPDLTVIAPARIWGMDRKTEVEYARRNNIPIPEVHSRFSIDDNLWTRSIEGPELDDSMVEPPEDAFKWTINPSKVNESLKLEIEFKNGVPVAVNGEKMKLSELILALNRLVGSHGYGRVDHVENRVVGFKSREVYEAPAALTLIEAHRDLEKLIYTPIEYRFKRLMDQTWTDLIYQGLWHEPLRIELEEAAKAMNKWVTGVVKVTVRGGLMITGRSSPYASYSKEIADYVKGWYPSDEEARGFISMWTLHSLTAYRVRWGSGVS, from the coding sequence ATAGCCCTAGCCTACTCAGGTGGTTTAGACACCACCGTGGCTATCCACTGGTTGAAGAGTAGGTTTAATGCAGAGGTCGTGACGGTGACGGTTAATGTGGGTCAGGAAGATGACTTCAGTGAAATAGAAAATAGGGCCTATAAACTCGGCGTACTTAAGCACTACACCATTGATGCTAGGGATGACTTCGCCAATGGTCCCATAGCCTCGGCAATAATGTTGAATGCCCTATATGAGGACAAGTACCCTCTTGGAACAGCATTAGCTAGGCCATTAATAGCTGAGAAGGTTATTGAGGTTGCCAGAAGGGAAGGCTGCGATGCCATTGCCCATGGCTCAACCTCTAAGGGTAATGACCAGGTTAGGTTTGAGGAGGCTATAAAGGCCATGGCCCCTGACTTAACCGTAATTGCGCCGGCTAGGATATGGGGAATGGATAGGAAAACCGAGGTTGAGTACGCTAGGAGGAATAATATACCTATCCCTGAGGTTCACAGTAGGTTTAGTATTGATGATAATTTATGGACTAGGAGTATTGAGGGTCCTGAATTAGATGATTCAATGGTTGAGCCACCTGAGGATGCCTTTAAGTGGACTATTAATCCAAGTAAGGTTAATGAGTCTCTTAAACTGGAGATTGAGTTCAAGAATGGTGTACCAGTTGCTGTAAATGGTGAGAAGATGAAGCTTTCCGAGCTTATACTAGCCTTAAATAGGCTTGTGGGTAGTCATGGATACGGTAGGGTTGATCATGTTGAGAATAGGGTTGTCGGTTTTAAGTCAAGGGAGGTTTATGAGGCTCCAGCCGCGTTAACCCTAATAGAGGCTCATAGGGATCTTGAGAAGTTAATATACACTCCAATTGAGTATAGGTTTAAGAGGCTCATGGACCAGACTTGGACCGACCTAATATACCAGGGGCTTTGGCATGAACCACTGCGTATTGAACTTGAGGAGGCTGCTAAAGCCATGAATAAGTGGGTGACTGGTGTTGTTAAGGTCACTGTACGCGGTGGCTTAATGATAACAGGTAGGTCAAGCCCATACGCCAGTTACAGTAAGGAGATTGCGGATTACGTGAAGGGCTGGTACCCAAGTGACGAGGAGGCGAGGGGCTTCATAAGCATGTGGACGTTGCACTCATTAACCGCATATAGGGTAAGGTGGGGTAGTGGTGTATCGTGA
- a CDS encoding ABC transporter permease — protein sequence MGLAAKLYSFVVIRGFKVWVSYKTQVALNFISWTIPVFLYYFIGLTFGASKMSAAIASNYSYTAFATVGIAFQGYFSSAVATLAGRIRNEELIGTLEYQMAAPLRPMSLMFYSTVWGFVINSISTVTVLAIGYGLGIKYIINPLSTFVVLLLYMVSIIGLNLISGAVVLIVKQGNPVALFTSVATNILGNVVFPVSILPTWLKDMSYALSLTWALDGLRKAMLSGEGLGSMINDLVILSILSVIYIIIGIWLTNYAFKRILEQGTVHMY from the coding sequence ATGGGTTTAGCAGCTAAACTATACTCCTTCGTAGTAATAAGGGGGTTTAAGGTTTGGGTAAGCTATAAGACTCAAGTAGCCTTAAACTTCATAAGCTGGACAATACCGGTTTTCCTCTACTACTTCATAGGCTTAACCTTCGGGGCAAGTAAAATGTCAGCGGCAATAGCATCAAACTACAGTTATACAGCGTTTGCAACCGTTGGCATTGCCTTCCAAGGCTACTTCTCATCAGCCGTAGCCACATTAGCTGGTAGGATTAGGAATGAGGAATTAATAGGCACCCTAGAGTACCAGATGGCCGCACCCCTTAGGCCTATGTCACTCATGTTCTACTCCACGGTATGGGGATTCGTAATAAACTCAATAAGCACAGTCACAGTATTGGCAATAGGCTATGGCTTAGGAATAAAGTACATTATTAATCCCCTCTCAACATTCGTGGTTCTACTACTATACATGGTGTCGATAATAGGCTTAAACCTAATATCAGGTGCAGTGGTCCTTATAGTTAAGCAGGGTAATCCAGTGGCATTATTCACCTCAGTGGCCACTAATATTCTTGGTAACGTGGTCTTCCCAGTATCAATACTACCCACCTGGCTTAAGGACATGAGCTACGCCTTATCCTTAACATGGGCCCTTGATGGTTTAAGGAAGGCAATGTTATCTGGGGAGGGGTTAGGCAGTATGATTAATGACTTAGTGATACTATCCATACTGTCAGTAATATACATAATAATAGGTATATGGTTAACCAACTACGCCTTCAAGAGAATACTGGAGCAGGGTACTGTGCACATGTACTAA
- the sfsA gene encoding DNA/RNA nuclease SfsA, with the protein MLGFTINKPDVEGVFIKRINRFLGIGLINGVESLVHIHDPGRLKELLKPGIKFYAYHKDSGKTRFYLTAVDLGNELVLINSAIHNNVAAWLIENGLILKGYEVLRREPRFSGGRFDLMLKSPKGGYTMVEVKGVTLEEDGVAKFPDAPTLRGARHMIKLAKAIEEGYEAYVIFLVLRSNALLFTPNVSLDPRFSNALKYAIEHGVKVLAYKLALTRDWVLLPMGRVNVIL; encoded by the coding sequence ATACTAGGCTTCACCATTAATAAGCCTGATGTTGAAGGCGTCTTCATTAAGAGGATTAATAGGTTCCTGGGCATTGGTCTAATCAATGGAGTTGAGTCCCTGGTTCATATTCATGATCCAGGGCGTTTAAAGGAATTACTTAAACCCGGCATCAAGTTCTACGCATACCATAAAGACTCAGGTAAGACTAGGTTCTACCTTACCGCAGTGGATTTGGGTAATGAATTGGTTTTAATTAATTCAGCCATACACAATAATGTAGCCGCCTGGCTCATAGAGAATGGCCTCATTTTAAAGGGTTACGAGGTCTTAAGAAGAGAACCCAGGTTTAGTGGGGGTAGGTTTGATTTAATGCTTAAGTCACCTAAGGGTGGTTACACTATGGTTGAGGTTAAGGGGGTTACGCTGGAGGAGGATGGTGTAGCCAAGTTCCCGGATGCACCCACATTACGTGGTGCAAGACATATGATTAAGTTGGCTAAAGCCATTGAGGAGGGTTATGAAGCCTACGTAATATTCCTAGTACTAAGATCCAATGCACTATTATTCACACCAAACGTAAGCCTCGACCCCAGGTTCAGTAACGCATTGAAGTACGCCATTGAACATGGGGTTAAGGTACTAGCCTACAAGCTAGCGTTAACTAGGGACTGGGTACTGCTCCCCATGGGTCGAGTTAATGTGATACTGTGA
- the argH gene encoding argininosuccinate lyase yields the protein MVYREGLLGKGELSKIKYTSSLLDDAEIYRETILALITHVNELNKVGVLPSNEAEAIIKALRSLAKEPYKPSDEYEDVHEYIEAVLIHRLGDAGGWIGLGRSRNDHVATALRLRLRKLIIELASSIIELRRVVLNKAIETADTVIIGTTHRQPAQVTTLGHYMLYLDELSRDFLTSLLSIYEVVNKSPLGSGPLAGTMVKLNRVREAEELAFNGIVENTVYATGSRYFMLASASITVSYLVELGRFINNIEMWLMPQLNYITLEPSHLATSSIMPHKRNPATLEVFRARIGEAVGHLVSMYSIERPVEAGYQLDLQEETRHAWLIMRIAIDGVGMITDLLRGIKVNEGRVKEDLVKYPVTAAEYVELMSISRGIPFRNAHREVAVMIKEGKNPGINPTEAIRGKEVLGGPNPSIITESAKARLIELSSIEAKVKELEVSVNKAEAELMGD from the coding sequence GTGGTGTATCGTGAGGGACTACTGGGGAAGGGGGAATTAAGCAAGATTAAGTACACCTCATCCCTATTGGATGATGCTGAAATATATAGGGAAACCATACTTGCATTGATAACTCACGTCAATGAGTTAAACAAGGTTGGTGTATTACCCAGTAATGAGGCTGAGGCAATAATTAAGGCGTTGAGGTCTCTAGCCAAGGAGCCATATAAGCCCAGTGATGAGTATGAGGATGTTCACGAGTATATTGAGGCCGTGTTAATTCATAGACTTGGTGACGCTGGTGGGTGGATTGGATTAGGTAGGTCGAGGAATGATCACGTAGCGACGGCGCTTAGATTAAGGCTTAGGAAACTTATAATTGAATTAGCCTCAAGTATTATTGAATTAAGGAGGGTGGTGTTGAATAAGGCTATTGAAACCGCAGACACCGTAATAATAGGCACCACCCATAGGCAACCTGCTCAGGTCACAACCCTAGGCCACTACATGCTTTACCTAGATGAATTAAGCAGAGACTTCCTAACTAGCCTCCTCTCAATTTATGAAGTAGTGAATAAGTCCCCCTTAGGTTCAGGCCCATTAGCAGGCACCATGGTTAAGTTGAATAGGGTTAGGGAGGCTGAGGAGCTTGCATTCAATGGTATCGTTGAGAATACTGTGTACGCAACGGGTTCAAGGTACTTCATGCTTGCTTCAGCATCAATTACTGTATCTTACCTAGTTGAGTTAGGTAGGTTCATTAATAATATTGAAATGTGGCTTATGCCTCAGTTAAACTACATAACACTTGAGCCAAGTCACTTAGCCACAAGCAGTATTATGCCTCATAAACGTAACCCAGCCACACTTGAGGTTTTTAGGGCTAGGATAGGGGAGGCTGTGGGGCATTTAGTATCAATGTACTCGATTGAAAGACCTGTTGAGGCTGGTTACCAGCTTGACCTACAGGAGGAGACTAGGCACGCTTGGTTAATCATGAGGATAGCCATTGATGGTGTGGGAATGATCACTGATTTACTAAGGGGAATCAAGGTGAATGAGGGGAGGGTTAAGGAGGACCTGGTTAAATACCCTGTCACAGCCGCTGAGTACGTTGAATTAATGTCAATTAGTAGAGGAATACCCTTCAGGAATGCTCATAGGGAGGTGGCTGTAATGATTAAGGAGGGTAAGAATCCGGGAATCAACCCCACTGAGGCTATCAGGGGTAAGGAGGTTTTAGGCGGACCTAATCCAAGTATTATCACTGAGTCAGCTAAGGCTAGGTTAATTGAATTAAGCAGCATTGAGGCTAAGGTTAAGGAATTGGAGGTAAGTGTTAATAAGGCTGAGGCTGAACTAATGGGTGATTAA
- a CDS encoding aspartate aminotransferase family protein, with amino-acid sequence MVRLARYYKVYPLSIIKGSMQYVWDSGGNRYIDANTGHGVAFMGHSNPEIINAVKAQLDKITTVPLNMGNEARDEFVSEFSKIIPHGFDTVFLQNTGTEAVETAIKIGKKVTRRKTIVAFTNSFHGRTMGSLSVTWNENYRKAFQPLYPHVRFGTFNNVNEVDKLIDDDVCCVIVEPVQGEGGLNTATVNFLKALREAASRVNALLIFDEIQCGFGRTGEAWAFQHYGVEPDLFTAGKAIAGGLPIGLVVAKGEFGDVFSPGEHGSTFAGNPVVMAAAAAATRVFTRVNVPSIVKETGSLLAKRLSELNSRLVIRVKGMGLMIGVELRTRAEPYVEALMRHGILALTAGVNVVRFLPPYMISGDDVEAIVNALNEVLKTQ; translated from the coding sequence ATGGTTAGGTTAGCCAGGTACTATAAGGTTTACCCACTAAGCATCATTAAGGGCAGTATGCAATACGTATGGGATTCAGGGGGTAATAGGTATATTGACGCTAATACAGGCCATGGCGTAGCCTTCATGGGTCACTCAAACCCTGAAATAATTAATGCAGTGAAGGCTCAATTGGATAAGATAACCACGGTACCACTCAACATGGGTAATGAGGCCAGGGATGAGTTTGTAAGTGAATTCTCTAAAATAATTCCCCACGGCTTCGATACAGTATTCCTGCAAAACACCGGTACTGAGGCTGTTGAAACAGCTATTAAGATAGGGAAGAAGGTGACTAGGAGGAAGACCATAGTTGCCTTCACTAATTCATTCCATGGAAGAACCATGGGTAGCCTTTCCGTGACTTGGAATGAAAACTACAGGAAGGCGTTCCAGCCCCTTTACCCACATGTGAGGTTCGGTACATTTAATAACGTTAATGAGGTTGATAAGCTCATTGACGATGATGTATGCTGCGTAATAGTTGAACCAGTCCAGGGTGAGGGTGGTTTAAACACAGCCACGGTTAATTTCCTAAAGGCGTTAAGGGAGGCCGCAAGTAGGGTTAATGCATTACTCATATTTGATGAGATTCAATGCGGCTTTGGGAGAACTGGTGAAGCATGGGCCTTCCAACACTACGGTGTTGAACCAGACTTATTCACCGCAGGTAAGGCAATTGCAGGTGGATTACCCATAGGCCTAGTGGTTGCTAAGGGGGAGTTTGGGGATGTTTTCAGCCCTGGGGAGCATGGCTCAACCTTCGCAGGTAATCCAGTGGTAATGGCTGCTGCAGCCGCAGCCACAAGGGTTTTCACAAGGGTTAATGTACCAAGTATAGTTAAGGAGACTGGTTCCCTATTGGCTAAGAGGCTTAGTGAATTGAATTCAAGGCTTGTGATTAGGGTTAAGGGTATGGGGTTGATGATTGGCGTGGAGTTGAGGACTAGGGCTGAACCCTATGTTGAAGCATTAATGAGGCACGGCATCCTAGCCTTAACCGCTGGAGTTAATGTGGTTAGGTTCCTACCACCCTACATGATAAGCGGTGATGATGTTGAGGCAATTGTCAACGCCTTGAATGAAGTACTTAAGACTCAATGA